The sequence ataacaattaaccacctgtgatttgttataaaaatgttgtaaaaatgttgtaattgtatcatcttttttttttttttaagggaaacaTTTATCCATAATTAAGTACCAAAACAActttaaaaggaaaagagagcaAGGAATAAGATATTACATAAGAAATCACcttaaaattacaatatttttctttctaaaaaaaaattgaagcattATCGTTAGAACATGCTGCTTTTACTGTGCAGTTTCAATAgacaaacataatttttttttaaaacaattgagttaataagtttttattattttttatcttgaaGCACCATTGACATTACTTTATCTTGTCCTATTCACAATTTGCTACCTTAGTAAACgtgaaatattttgtgaaaattgttgtgaatCTGAACTTATTGTTTTCATGATATGAAATGTTTTGCCTATATGCTTAGACTTAGGACATGTTTGGTATGTTGTAATATATCTTATAATGGAATGCCTATTTATGTGGAATAACTATTTGAttatttggttgaatttttattacaagtAATATCATTCGTTAGTAATAGGTATTCCTTAATTGAGGAATAActtcctctaaaaaaaatgtaatatctATATCTTAATatgtgtaataattttttaaattaatatatttttcaaaatataaactttaCATATGCacataatagttttttttaatcagtgcacataataattataaaaataaaaaatcatcataatagtctctctcaaattttaaaactattattttttgggaaatataaatgaaatatgTAATATATTCcaattccaaaaatataaatcatgagttttattttaatgttacaaTAATAGAAGTAATTCCATTACAACATCTTTATTTTTAGTAAGAAATATTATCATTCTTATTGTAATCTCTATTGATTATATGTTTCAAGTGAGTTGGCACTGTGTTTGGCGATCTCTTTGGTGTATATGACTAATGTGGATGGCTATTCCAAGTGTTTCGCACGCACTCGCTCTCTCTATTAatcattaatttctattttttactcatagatgttaaaattttaatgttaaGTTTTATTGTAATATTACAACAATAgaagttattttattacatctttatttttagtaataaattttataattcttaTTATAATCTCCATTCATTATATATTTCAACTGAGTTGGCACCGTGTTTGGTGATCTCTTTGGTGTACATGACTAATGTGGATGGCTGTTCCAACTCACTCTCTCTATTAatcattaatttctattttttactcatagatgtgattttttttttttttttttttgaaaacatagatgtgaaaattttaatcttcaattaaaaaaaaattaccggCTCATATATAAGCCAAGATGTACCAGAAGGCAGATGCTACCCAAAGTcctatttaattattatttctttttttttaaggggaaTTTTCACCTTAACCATcttagtgtgagtttggatagcgGCAGGTTACATGTTTTGTGcgtctgtgtttttttttttttttggttttgtataTTGTTTACAGGACTTACAAGTACGGAATCTGACAAAATTAACTTTAAAACTGAGTCCTAcaacactatttacacatttaaaaattatttcgttacaatatttttaatttttaattttcattttttagtattAAACGGTATCTAAACAGAGTCTTACTAGTTTGGAAAAttcctctctctttcctttGCCCCTGTTCCGTTCAAATTCCACTCTgtcctttcccaaaaaggaGTTGAATGAAAGTTGAAAAGTTGAAACCAAACGTCCAGTGTCCACTTTCCACATGGACATGGTAATagactctctctatctctcctaAATTTATGTTTTGTTCTTCCAAACCCCACCTCTCCGCCGAAAGGCTAACCTAGCAGCTGAAACGTCCTCATCTCTCTCACTGTCTCTAGAATATGATAGACAGACAGAGATGATGGGTATATTTTACTGCTTGGTGGCGAGGGGCAACGTGCTATTGGCTGAGTCCAGCGCCGCCGCCACGGCCCCCAATGCAAGCTCTTTAGCCAGGCAAGTCCTTGAGAAGACGATGCAAGCAGCTAAAGATAACAGCAATGCCTCGTACTCCCATGATCGCTGCATTTTTCACGTCAAGAGAACCGATGGCCTCACCGTTCTTTGCATGGCTGACGACGCCTTTGGacgtaattattattatttaccctttttttttcctgctttcacggtttttttttattggatatttgCGGGAAGAGGTGATTTGATCCTTGAACCATCTCCGACTCTCTGTTAGAGACATTAAAAAGTGTCAATTGAGTTATACAAACTTTTGGCTACCTGTCCTTGTCAAAAGGTGTCACAATTAATCCCCCTCcatttgtttagttttttggttttctggTTTTTTGTCTGTTTATATTGGTTTATGTTATGTAAGCAACAACGTGCATGGTAGATGAGGTGAATCTAAGCCTTCGAATTCTACGTTTGTTTGACGTGTGAATCAATTCATGGTCCTTCtgtttaatcaattaattaattagtatatCGTTTTATGTTATGgaatttttggtttgatgatgTGAATTATTTGGAATGAGTTTTGATCAACGGAATGAAGTTTAggaatttgtattttttttttttttttctgggtttatttttgttGGGCTAAAAATTGTGGTTTTGTTAGGACTTTGGAATGCaggattttctctcttttgaaGATCATGTTTTGTGTATCGGAAATATAGTGATATTTGACATCAATAAGTCACGTCGCGTGTCCACGCATCTAATATAGTGATCACTTTTGTGGTGATAGATTTATGTAGTTCTTGGAAATTTAATGACATACTGAGCTAACATTTACAATGAAAAAGGTTTTAGGATGGTCACATGATTTTGCAGGGTTGAGATTTAAGGATATCCAGGGGTAATTATTGTTTGTTAACAGTGAATTCCACTTAAAAAATGGCTACATGAATGAACAGAAGCAGACTAACTACTAggaaagaatttcaaaattatatttctGGAGGGCCATTTAAGAGATTTGCACACTGCATTTGGCCATTGTTACATATAACCTAATGCTTTGAAACAAGAAGATGTGGCTGGAATTTATAATTGGTGAAACGGTTGAAATCATGACGATCTTTAGACTTACTCTTCTCTTTTAACTGCAATCAGACGCGTTTTGCAATACACTAATTTTGCAGAAACTctaatgtaattttgaaattaagGTCAAGtagtttttgtggttttttttttttgggggggggggggggtggtttaGAAGAATGTCAGATTGTTAGtatgaaataaaattgagaCTTCAGTAACAGTTATTACTCTATTACATACAATACTTTCTGTGGAGTTGTTTGTAGTACTCCAACATCAGGATGAAATTCAGTCTTGTTTCTATTGATTTGTAATGCGTGTCCACTTGAATTTATTATGCACAGGGAGACTCCCTTTTGCATTTCTTGAAGATATTCATCTAAAGTTTGTGAAGACTTACGGTCGTGCTATTCTTTCTGCTCCTGCCTATGCCATGAATGAGGAATTCTCAAGGGTCTTGAGCCAACAGATGGACTATTACACAAATGATCCAAATGCTGATAGATTAAATCGATTGAAAGGTGAAATGAGTCAGGTAAGTTCATATTATATGTCTCTATATTCTATCTATAAAAATATGGGTGTCTGTATGTGCCTGTGTGAGCATGTGTGAGTTTATATACATTGGTTTATTGGATTGTAgttacttttttctctttcatattCATTCATGCTTGTCTTTTGAAAGACATGATTCCTTTAACTTTCCATGTTTAGTTGATTAACCGTCCAATTTGTACTGGCTCTTGTCAATTGCTCCTGTTGTGCAGTTGACTATGAATGATTGTTAGTTGGATTATTATGAAAGATATCCCACACGAGATTCTAGGGATGGATTTGGAATTATTTAACCAAATTGATTTTGTTGAGCCCTTTGGAGGTTTTACCAATTGTCTTAGTCACCATgctatttgttaataaatatcTTCACTCAGCTTGGCTTTAAATTGTCTCAAAATACACTACAATGTGATATCCAGATTATCTATAATTGATTCTGAAGATTAAATTCTTACATATACTGGTCATGTGATGATGATAGGTGCAAAGTGTCATGATTGACAATATTGAAAAAGTCTTGGACAGGGGAGACCGCTTGGCATTGCTGGTTGATAAAACTACTTCATTTCAAGGGAGTGCAGTTCGCTTCAATAGGAGTTCCCGTCGTTTCAAGAATAATCTATGGTGGAGAAATGCCAAGCTCATGTAAGTAAGCTTACTGCTGTCCACTTTCACATAAATGGATTTGTTAAACATTTGCAAATGCGTGTACAGATGCTGTGCAAGTCACTATTGTCAATGAAACTACTCTATTAATTGGATGCCACTTGTTGGGTTAAATTGTCTTTAGATTTCAAGTTGTCATATTATGGAGGTGCAGCCCTTGAGTTTCTTGTCAAGAAGGCTTCTCTTTCTTccattattttcattatattaagaaaatgaaatctttTGTGTCATTCTTTGAAAACTGGCACAAAAGAATTCTTCCCAAGATTTTTCTGGTTGCCATCACCTGCAGTCGATATGAAATGGTGGCTATCTGTCACCAACAgatcttcctctctctctctccccccccctctctttctctctctctcacacacacactgtGGTCAAATCCATCTTCTATATTCATCTACTATATTGTTCTGCATAAAATGGATAGTTCAACACATATTGGTAACCGCCTAAATAATCTGTGAGTGAGATGGATCCGTACTGTTTTAATTAAGTTGCAATGTACCATGTCGTGAAAAGCTTACTCAGCTCATTGCGAATTTCATTTCGTGCTGCAGGTTTGCTCTGGTAGCTGTTCTCTTGATCATCATTTATGTTGTGCTTGTATTTGTTTGTCATGGTTTCTTGCTGGCGTCCTGCTTCAAGTAAACACAGCAGTTGCAGTCG is a genomic window of Quercus lobata isolate SW786 chromosome 2, ValleyOak3.0 Primary Assembly, whole genome shotgun sequence containing:
- the LOC115961188 gene encoding vesicle-associated membrane protein 711-like, translated to MMGIFYCLVARGNVLLAESSAAATAPNASSLARQVLEKTMQAAKDNSNASYSHDRCIFHVKRTDGLTVLCMADDAFGRRLPFAFLEDIHLKFVKTYGRAILSAPAYAMNEEFSRVLSQQMDYYTNDPNADRLNRLKGEMSQVQSVMIDNIEKVLDRGDRLALLVDKTTSFQGSAVRFNRSSRRFKNNLWWRNAKLMFALVAVLLIIIYVVLVFVCHGFLLASCFK